In Vitis vinifera cultivar Pinot Noir 40024 chromosome 11, ASM3070453v1, a genomic segment contains:
- the LOC100260208 gene encoding large ribosomal subunit protein eL14z isoform X1 has protein sequence MPFKRYVEIGRVALVNYGKEYGRLVVIVDVIDQNRALVDAPDMVRCQMNFKRLSLTDIKIDIKRVPKKKTLIEAMNAADVKNKWENSSWGRKLIVQKRRASLNDFDRFKIMLAKIKVCYDAIPVCCCLIFPISLLNFLWIQTRTPLEMAQSNIFV, from the exons ATG CCTTTCAAGCGGTACGTGGAGATCGGGCGAGTCGCTCTCGTCAACTACGGCAAAGAATACGGCAGGCTCGTCGTCATAGTCGATGTCATTGATCAGAATCGG GCTCTTGTGGATGCACCCGACATGGTGAGATGCCAAATGAACTTTAAGAGGCTTTCACTCACTGATATCAAAATTGACATCAAAAGGGTGCCTAAGAAAAAAACATTGATTGAAGCTATGAATGCCGCGG ATGTTAAGAACAAGTGGGAGAATAGTTCCTGGGGCAGAAAGTTGATTGTCCAGAAGAGGAGGGCCTCTCTTAATGACTTTGATAGGTTCAAGATCATGTTGGCAAAGATTAAGGTTTGTTATGATGCAATCCCTGTGTGTTGCTGTTTAATTTTTCCCATCTCTCTACTTAATTTTTTGTGGATTCAGACTAGAACCCCACTGGAAATGGCCCAATCtaatatatttgtttaa
- the LOC100260208 gene encoding large ribosomal subunit protein eL14z isoform X2, translating to MPFKRYVEIGRVALVNYGKEYGRLVVIVDVIDQNRALVDAPDMVRCQMNFKRLSLTDIKIDIKRVPKKKTLIEAMNAADVKNKWENSSWGRKLIVQKRRASLNDFDRFKIMLAKIKRGGVIRQELAKLKKQTAS from the exons ATG CCTTTCAAGCGGTACGTGGAGATCGGGCGAGTCGCTCTCGTCAACTACGGCAAAGAATACGGCAGGCTCGTCGTCATAGTCGATGTCATTGATCAGAATCGG GCTCTTGTGGATGCACCCGACATGGTGAGATGCCAAATGAACTTTAAGAGGCTTTCACTCACTGATATCAAAATTGACATCAAAAGGGTGCCTAAGAAAAAAACATTGATTGAAGCTATGAATGCCGCGG ATGTTAAGAACAAGTGGGAGAATAGTTCCTGGGGCAGAAAGTTGATTGTCCAGAAGAGGAGGGCCTCTCTTAATGACTTTGATAGGTTCAAGATCATGTTGGCAAAGATTAAG AGGGGTGGAGTGATCAGGCAAGAGCTGGCAAAGCTGAAAAAACAGACTGCATCCTAG